From a region of the Pseudomonas kermanshahensis genome:
- the aguA gene encoding agmatine deiminase, with translation MKTLNSTPRADGFHMPAEWAPQTQVWMVWPERSDNWRLGGKPAQAAHVTLAKAIARFEPVTVGVSAGQYENARRQLDLPNIRVVEISNDDAWVRDTGPTFVINDHGEVRGVDWGFNAWGGFDGGLYAPWNRDEELAAKVLEMERCQRYQTEGFVLEGGSIHVDGEGTVITTEECLLNRNRNPHLGREEIEAVLREQLAVDTVVWLPDGLYNDETDGHVDNFCCYVRPGEVLLAWTDDSNDPNYARCHAAMDVLKNTRDAKGREFVVHKMPIPGPLYATAEECAGVDQVAGSQERDPSVRLAGSYVNFLIVNGGIIAPSFDDPADAQARAILAELFPDHEVVMIPGRELLLGGGNIHCLTQQQPAPVKR, from the coding sequence ATGAAAACCCTCAATTCTACCCCCCGTGCCGACGGCTTCCACATGCCCGCTGAATGGGCGCCGCAGACCCAGGTCTGGATGGTCTGGCCGGAGCGTTCGGACAACTGGCGCCTGGGTGGCAAACCGGCACAGGCCGCTCATGTGACATTGGCCAAGGCGATCGCCCGCTTCGAGCCAGTGACCGTGGGTGTTTCTGCTGGCCAGTACGAGAACGCACGCCGTCAGCTCGACCTGCCGAACATCCGCGTCGTGGAAATCAGCAATGACGACGCCTGGGTGCGCGACACCGGCCCGACCTTCGTCATCAACGACCACGGCGAAGTGCGCGGCGTGGACTGGGGCTTCAATGCCTGGGGCGGCTTCGATGGCGGGCTCTACGCACCCTGGAACCGTGACGAGGAACTGGCCGCCAAGGTCTTGGAAATGGAGCGCTGCCAGCGCTACCAAACCGAGGGCTTCGTGCTGGAGGGTGGCTCGATCCACGTGGACGGCGAGGGCACGGTGATCACCACCGAAGAATGCCTGCTCAACCGTAACCGCAACCCGCACCTGGGCCGTGAGGAAATCGAAGCGGTCCTGCGTGAGCAGTTGGCCGTCGATACCGTGGTCTGGCTGCCGGACGGCCTGTACAACGACGAGACCGACGGCCACGTCGACAACTTCTGCTGTTACGTGCGCCCGGGCGAAGTGTTACTGGCCTGGACCGATGATTCCAACGACCCCAACTACGCCCGCTGCCACGCGGCAATGGACGTGTTGAAAAACACCCGCGACGCCAAAGGCCGTGAGTTTGTGGTGCACAAGATGCCGATCCCGGGCCCGCTGTACGCCACGGCTGAAGAGTGTGCTGGCGTCGACCAAGTGGCCGGTAGCCAGGAGCGCGACCCGTCGGTGCGCCTGGCCGGCTCGTACGTGAACTTCCTGATCGTCAATGGCGGCATCATCGCGCCGAGCTTCGATGACCCCGCCGATGCCCAGGCCAGAGCCATCCTGGCCGAGCTCTTCCCGGATCATGAAGTGGTCATGATCCCAGGCCGTGAATTGTTGTTGGGGGGCGGCAATATCCACTGCCTGACCCAGCAGCAGCCGGCGCCAGTCAAGCGCTGA
- a CDS encoding TonB-dependent receptor, producing the protein MLVPCRLSPLTLGLSLLFSASLATAATTTLPEMSVTAEGEREEDNPRVKEVSTATRTSTPVRYVPQAIDTVKTANVLDYGNNTLGKALEGIPNVSSGADTRFDSVRIRGFEASNDFYLDGIRDDSQYIRDLNNIERVEVLKGPAAVLYGRGSQGGIVNRVSKAPEHGRRSSIEAQGGSEDLRSLYADLSADPSDTISLRLNLGNQDNNSFRDGIDGSRQLFAPSMSWQLSPDLNWLVQYEYSRYNRTPDRGIPGVNGRPADVSRSTTYSDTQRDYIDDRAQSLRSRLNYQLNETWQLRHTLGLFKLDSEFDNTYATGYNASTNTVTRQRWQQDLNTRNLFNNLEAEGDFTTVGLEHKLLVGLEFGSQRRDPTLYTAAPNSVPSLDVGNPDRSRQHTGPMLLSSDNHTVVQSRGLYLQDQVRLNDQWQVLAGVRFDQFEVETTNKDGLTEPQDSNTTSPRLGVVYTPWRDHSFYASWSKTFSPVGGGLIGITPGAPGNTNDTGPELTRQKEIGVKSDWFDQRLTTTLAVYELELYNRRTRDPENPEITLLSGLQRSRGIELTATGNIVGNWYVRGGIGLQDATIVKDNNNQEGNRINDVAKRNASLFVTWKPELGWYAETGLTLVGERYADNQNTTVLPGYGRWDALAGYRTHDWDVRAALNNIADKTYYSSATSAAQIQVGDPRSLVVTSTYRF; encoded by the coding sequence ATGCTTGTACCCTGCCGCCTCTCTCCGCTGACGCTTGGCCTGTCGCTGCTGTTCAGCGCCAGCCTGGCCACCGCTGCCACCACCACCCTGCCGGAAATGTCAGTGACTGCCGAAGGCGAGCGCGAGGAGGACAACCCGCGGGTCAAGGAAGTCAGTACCGCGACGCGCACCTCGACCCCCGTGCGCTACGTGCCCCAGGCCATCGACACGGTCAAGACCGCCAACGTGCTGGACTACGGCAACAACACCCTGGGCAAGGCACTTGAGGGCATCCCCAACGTCAGCAGCGGCGCCGACACGCGCTTCGACAGCGTGCGCATCCGCGGCTTCGAGGCCAGCAACGATTTCTACCTGGACGGCATTCGCGACGACAGCCAGTACATTCGCGACCTCAACAACATCGAGCGGGTCGAGGTGCTCAAAGGGCCCGCAGCGGTGTTGTATGGCCGCGGCAGCCAGGGTGGCATCGTCAACCGCGTCAGCAAGGCGCCGGAGCACGGCCGCCGTTCGAGCATCGAGGCGCAAGGCGGCAGCGAAGATTTGCGCAGCCTGTACGCCGACCTCAGCGCAGACCCTAGCGATACCATCAGCCTGCGCCTGAACCTGGGCAACCAGGACAACAACAGCTTCCGCGACGGCATCGATGGCAGCCGCCAGCTCTTCGCCCCGTCGATGAGCTGGCAGCTCTCGCCCGACCTGAACTGGCTGGTGCAGTACGAATACAGCCGCTACAACCGCACACCAGACCGCGGTATCCCCGGGGTCAATGGCCGCCCCGCCGACGTCAGCCGCAGCACCACCTACAGCGATACCCAGCGCGACTACATCGATGACCGCGCCCAGTCGCTGCGCTCGCGGCTCAACTACCAGCTGAACGAAACCTGGCAACTGCGCCACACCCTCGGCCTGTTCAAGCTCGACAGCGAGTTCGACAACACCTATGCGACGGGCTACAACGCCAGCACCAACACTGTCACCCGCCAGCGCTGGCAACAGGACCTGAACACCCGCAACCTGTTCAACAACCTCGAAGCCGAGGGCGACTTCACTACCGTGGGGCTGGAGCACAAGCTGTTGGTGGGCTTGGAGTTCGGCAGCCAACGGCGTGACCCGACCCTGTACACCGCTGCGCCTAATAGTGTGCCCAGCCTGGACGTTGGCAACCCCGACCGCAGCCGGCAGCACACGGGCCCAATGTTACTGTCGAGCGACAACCACACCGTGGTCCAAAGCCGTGGCCTCTACCTGCAAGACCAGGTCCGCCTGAACGATCAATGGCAGGTGCTCGCCGGCGTGCGTTTCGACCAGTTCGAGGTAGAGACCACCAACAAGGATGGCCTGACCGAGCCGCAGGACAGCAACACCACCAGCCCGCGCCTGGGTGTGGTCTACACGCCGTGGCGCGACCACTCCTTCTATGCATCGTGGAGCAAGACCTTCTCGCCAGTGGGCGGTGGCCTGATCGGCATCACCCCCGGCGCGCCGGGCAACACCAACGACACCGGGCCAGAGCTGACCCGCCAGAAGGAGATCGGGGTCAAGAGCGACTGGTTCGACCAGCGCCTCACCACCACCCTCGCCGTGTATGAACTGGAGCTGTACAACCGCCGCACGCGTGACCCGGAAAACCCGGAAATCACCCTGCTCAGCGGCTTGCAACGCTCCCGAGGCATCGAGCTGACCGCCACCGGCAATATCGTCGGCAACTGGTACGTGCGCGGGGGCATCGGCCTGCAGGATGCGACCATCGTCAAAGACAACAATAACCAGGAAGGCAACCGCATCAACGACGTGGCCAAGCGTAATGCCAGCCTGTTCGTGACCTGGAAACCGGAATTGGGCTGGTACGCCGAGACCGGCTTGACGTTGGTGGGGGAGCGTTATGCCGACAACCAGAACACCACGGTGTTGCCAGGCTACGGCCGCTGGGATGCGCTGGCCGGCTACCGCACCCACGACTGGGATGTGCGGGCGGCGTTGAACAACATTGCCGACAAGACCTACTACAGCTCGGCGACCAGTGCGGCGCAGATCCAGGTGGGCGATCCGCGGAGCCTGGTGGTGACGAGCACTTACCGCTTCTGA
- a CDS encoding OprD family porin: protein MLKTRISLVALAMIAATQAQANEQADSKGFIEDSHANVLLRNAYINRDKKHGTDDQIEWGQGVIANFSSGFTQGTVGVGVDAFGLYALRLDGGKGHNGGGGVDFFKPHDTKNADGNASSPHNLARGGAAVKFRISNTVLKYGDQMPALPVLQYDDARLLPESFTGTLITSKEIQGLELNAGRFTQEARKSAERRDGGGLKSINVFGGSYKFTDNFTASLYTADNEDVMQKHYLGMNYVFPIASDQSLTLDFNGYKSDINNKFVKAAELNGDSNTIWSLAATYAYGAHSFTIAHQRSTGSTGYNYGFYQNAGGVGDGGSTIYLANSYWSDFNAEDERSWQLGYGLDFGAYGVPGLTYKLAYVVGDNINTRNVANPQGFGEGKEREIFNQIRYVVQDGPAKDLSVKLRSSFVRTNNAVQQNGYNDDGNEVRVFVEYPISIF from the coding sequence ATGTTGAAAACCAGGATCAGCCTGGTCGCACTGGCAATGATCGCCGCGACCCAGGCCCAGGCCAATGAGCAGGCCGACAGCAAGGGCTTCATCGAAGACAGCCACGCCAACGTTCTGCTGCGCAACGCCTACATCAACCGTGACAAGAAGCACGGTACCGATGACCAGATCGAATGGGGCCAAGGCGTCATCGCCAACTTCTCCTCCGGTTTCACCCAGGGCACCGTCGGTGTCGGCGTCGACGCATTCGGCCTGTACGCCTTGCGTCTGGACGGCGGCAAAGGCCACAACGGTGGTGGCGGCGTCGACTTCTTCAAACCGCACGACACCAAGAACGCCGACGGCAACGCCAGCTCGCCACATAACCTGGCCCGTGGCGGCGCAGCCGTGAAATTCCGCATCTCCAACACCGTGCTCAAGTACGGTGACCAGATGCCAGCACTGCCTGTGCTGCAGTACGACGACGCCCGTCTGCTGCCAGAAAGCTTCACCGGTACCCTGATCACTTCCAAAGAAATCCAGGGCCTGGAACTGAACGCCGGCCGCTTCACCCAAGAAGCGCGCAAAAGTGCCGAGCGTCGTGACGGTGGTGGCCTGAAGTCGATCAACGTCTTCGGTGGTAGCTACAAGTTCACCGACAACTTCACCGCTTCGCTGTACACCGCAGACAACGAAGACGTGATGCAGAAGCACTACCTGGGCATGAACTATGTCTTCCCGATCGCCAGCGACCAGTCCCTGACCCTGGACTTCAACGGCTACAAGTCGGACATCAACAACAAGTTCGTCAAAGCGGCCGAGCTCAATGGTGACTCCAACACCATCTGGAGCCTGGCGGCGACCTACGCCTACGGTGCGCACTCGTTCACCATCGCTCACCAGCGCAGCACTGGCAGCACCGGTTACAACTACGGCTTCTACCAGAACGCCGGTGGCGTGGGTGACGGTGGTTCGACCATCTACCTGGCCAACTCGTACTGGTCTGACTTCAACGCCGAAGACGAGCGCTCCTGGCAGCTGGGCTACGGCCTGGACTTCGGCGCCTACGGCGTACCGGGCCTGACCTACAAGCTGGCCTACGTAGTGGGTGACAACATCAACACCCGCAACGTCGCCAACCCGCAAGGTTTCGGTGAAGGTAAAGAGCGCGAAATCTTCAACCAGATCCGTTACGTGGTTCAAGACGGCCCGGCCAAAGACCTGTCGGTCAAGCTACGCAGCTCGTTCGTACGCACCAACAATGCCGTACAGCAGAACGGCTACAACGACGACGGTAACGAAGTCCGCGTATTCGTCGAGTACCCGATCAGCATCTTCTGA
- a CDS encoding FMN-binding glutamate synthase family protein, giving the protein MKHSLPSRYACLFICLSFTCASLPLLPQHAWLWPFTLITALLSLVGLNDLRQSHHAVRRNYPILGNIRYLIETIRPEIRQYLIEGDDDKLPFSRSQRSLVYARAKNESAEKAFGTLNDAYKPGFEFISHSMLPVATPDPASFRIAIGGPQCRQPYSASIFNISAMSFGALSANAIAALNQGARLGRFAHDTGEGSISPYHREHGGDLIWEIGSGYFGCRTEEGRFDPQRFAEQARSTQVKMIEIKLSQGAKPGHGGILPGHKVSPEIAATRGVREGEDCISPAAHSAFRTPVELLRFVASLRELSGGKPVGFKFCLGHPWEFMGIAKAMLATGITPDFIVVDGKEGGTGAAPREFSDNMGVPMREGLMFVHNTLVGLNLRSSIRIGAAGKIVSAFDIASVLAIGADWVNSARGFMFAIGCIQSQSCHTNKCPTGVATQDPLRQRALVVPDKAQRVASFHRNTLHTLAEMLAAAGLEHPSELKPKHLARRVSASEIGLFSDLHTFLKPGELLSGSIESEFYARMWRMARSDSFAPETGEVVEKEVVRHRQAEPA; this is encoded by the coding sequence ATGAAACACTCACTGCCCAGCCGCTACGCCTGCCTTTTCATCTGCCTGTCGTTCACCTGTGCCAGCCTCCCATTACTGCCCCAACATGCCTGGCTCTGGCCATTCACACTGATCACCGCCCTGCTCAGCCTGGTCGGCCTCAATGACCTGCGCCAGAGCCACCACGCGGTGCGGCGCAACTACCCGATCCTGGGCAACATCCGCTACTTGATCGAAACCATCCGCCCAGAAATCCGCCAATACCTGATCGAAGGTGACGACGACAAGCTGCCGTTTTCACGGTCCCAGCGTTCCCTGGTGTATGCACGGGCGAAGAACGAGAGCGCCGAAAAAGCCTTCGGCACGCTCAACGATGCCTACAAACCCGGCTTCGAATTCATCAGCCATTCGATGCTGCCGGTGGCCACGCCCGACCCCGCCTCGTTCCGCATCGCCATTGGCGGGCCGCAGTGCCGGCAACCTTACTCGGCATCGATCTTCAACATCTCGGCCATGAGTTTCGGCGCCCTCAGCGCCAACGCCATCGCGGCGCTCAACCAGGGTGCACGGCTGGGGCGCTTTGCCCATGACACCGGTGAGGGCAGCATCAGCCCGTACCACCGCGAACATGGCGGCGACCTGATCTGGGAGATCGGCAGCGGTTACTTTGGCTGCCGCACCGAAGAAGGCCGTTTCGACCCGCAACGCTTCGCCGAACAAGCCCGCTCGACGCAAGTGAAGATGATCGAGATCAAGCTCAGCCAAGGCGCCAAACCCGGCCACGGCGGCATCCTCCCGGGGCACAAAGTCAGCCCGGAAATCGCCGCCACCCGTGGCGTGCGTGAGGGCGAAGACTGTATTTCGCCGGCCGCCCATAGCGCATTCCGCACGCCGGTCGAACTGCTGCGGTTCGTTGCCAGCCTGCGCGAACTGTCGGGCGGCAAGCCGGTGGGTTTCAAGTTCTGCCTGGGCCACCCGTGGGAATTCATGGGCATTGCCAAAGCCATGCTGGCGACGGGAATCACCCCCGACTTTATCGTCGTCGACGGCAAGGAAGGCGGCACCGGTGCGGCGCCACGCGAGTTCAGTGACAACATGGGCGTGCCCATGCGCGAAGGCTTGATGTTCGTGCACAACACCTTGGTCGGCCTGAATTTGCGCTCGAGCATCCGCATTGGCGCGGCGGGCAAGATCGTCAGCGCCTTCGACATCGCCAGTGTGCTGGCCATTGGTGCCGACTGGGTGAATTCTGCGCGCGGCTTCATGTTCGCCATTGGCTGCATTCAGTCGCAGAGCTGCCACACCAACAAATGCCCGACCGGGGTCGCCACCCAGGACCCGCTCCGCCAGCGTGCGTTGGTGGTGCCGGACAAGGCTCAGCGGGTGGCGAGCTTCCACCGCAATACCCTGCACACATTGGCTGAGATGCTTGCGGCGGCGGGCCTGGAGCACCCGTCGGAGCTCAAGCCCAAACATTTGGCACGGCGTGTCAGCGCCAGCGAGATTGGCTTGTTTTCAGATCTGCATACGTTCCTCAAGCCTGGCGAATTGCTCAGTGGCTCGATTGAAAGCGAGTTTTATGCGCGGATGTGGCGGATGGCGCGCAGCGACAGTTTTGCGCCGGAGACAGGGGAGGTTGTAGAAAAAGAAGTAGTGCGCCACAGACAGGCCGAGCCGGCCTGA
- a CDS encoding ATP-binding protein, whose translation MRWLRRLWPRTLFGQLLLIMVSGTVVIQLMSSSIWFDVRFAQVLEAPVRLIAARSAPLIASANCHGSPTQAPAHYQLRCAENLPAAEHDERRGRKRIELLLQQALNYELGHAQEVRLLKVHLTDELGQPIVWRSLFGLRTAQAHIAFAVPLADGHWLTIDGQELQGWSGESAWVLISDYLLRVYALRIVAVLLVCLVAVRLCLRPLRRLADAARGLGSNLEQPPLALDGPEEVRQAAQAFNAMQQRLIAMVNDKAYFLAAVSHDLRTPLTRMRLRLERLPDDEHRQRLRQNITQMDDMIGQVLDYLRAGEQQNLQQVDLDRLVTRQCADLSTAREPLPVHGQGGSLRADALLLQRCLQNLLVNALRYGKEVSVTLERATTGVYIHVDDRGPGIAPGLLATVTDPFVRGEGSRNQASGGYGLGLSIAQRIAASHGGELLLCNRDGGGLRASVLLPR comes from the coding sequence ATGCGCTGGCTTCGCCGGCTGTGGCCGCGCACGCTGTTTGGCCAACTGCTGTTGATCATGGTCAGCGGCACCGTGGTGATCCAGTTGATGTCGAGCAGCATCTGGTTCGATGTGCGTTTCGCCCAGGTGCTCGAGGCCCCTGTTCGGCTGATTGCCGCCCGCAGCGCGCCGCTGATTGCCAGTGCCAATTGCCATGGCAGCCCGACGCAGGCACCTGCCCACTATCAGTTGCGCTGTGCCGAAAACCTGCCCGCGGCGGAACACGACGAACGCAGAGGGCGCAAGCGTATCGAGCTGCTGCTGCAACAGGCCCTCAACTACGAACTGGGCCACGCCCAGGAGGTGCGCCTGCTGAAGGTGCACCTGACCGATGAACTGGGCCAACCGATTGTCTGGCGCAGCCTGTTCGGTTTGCGCACGGCGCAGGCCCATATCGCGTTTGCCGTGCCGCTGGCCGATGGGCATTGGCTGACCATCGATGGCCAGGAGCTGCAGGGCTGGAGCGGCGAGTCCGCCTGGGTGTTGATCAGCGATTACCTGCTGCGGGTGTATGCCCTGCGCATCGTCGCTGTGCTGCTGGTGTGCCTGGTGGCGGTGCGCTTGTGCCTGCGCCCGTTGCGGCGCCTGGCGGATGCCGCGCGCGGCCTGGGCAGCAACCTGGAACAGCCGCCCTTGGCGCTGGACGGGCCGGAAGAAGTGCGCCAGGCCGCCCAGGCCTTCAACGCGATGCAGCAGCGGTTGATTGCGATGGTCAACGACAAGGCCTATTTCCTGGCTGCCGTGTCCCACGACTTGCGCACCCCACTGACCCGCATGCGCCTGCGCCTGGAGCGCTTGCCGGACGACGAGCATCGCCAGCGCCTGCGGCAGAACATCACGCAGATGGACGACATGATTGGCCAAGTGCTCGATTACCTGCGGGCCGGGGAGCAGCAAAACCTGCAACAGGTGGACCTGGACCGGCTGGTGACGCGGCAGTGTGCCGACTTGTCCACAGCCCGCGAGCCACTGCCGGTTCATGGCCAGGGCGGCAGCTTGCGGGCTGATGCGCTGCTGCTGCAGCGTTGCCTGCAGAATTTGCTGGTCAACGCCTTGCGATATGGCAAGGAAGTTTCGGTCACGCTGGAGCGCGCGACCACGGGGGTTTATATCCATGTCGATGACCGAGGGCCGGGGATCGCGCCAGGCTTGCTGGCGACGGTTACCGACCCGTTCGTACGGGGTGAAGGGTCGCGTAACCAGGCGTCTGGCGGGTATGGCTTGGGGTTGAGTATTGCCCAGCGGATCGCGGCCAGCCATGGCGGCGAGTTGCTGTTGTGCAACCGCGACGGCGGTGGGCTGCGGGCCAGCGTGCTGTTACCTCGATAA
- a CDS encoding response regulator, with protein sequence MSTTLLVVDDDDEIRELLCDYLTDAGYTVLAAADGDGMRQQLALHKVELVVLDLMLPGEDGLSLCRQLQSTPGLAVIMLSAKGSTLDRIIGLEVGADDYLAKPFEPRELIARIKAVLRRPQRLDTPVAKPAVEAQQFAGFRLDHVKRLLTRPDGETLTLPRSDHRVLRELLEANNRVVSRDQLTRSAFGRDHLPDDRSVDMCVSRLRQQLRRAPGGTAQILTIRNEGYLLSVARSEADA encoded by the coding sequence ATGAGCACGACCCTGCTGGTTGTCGACGATGACGACGAGATCCGCGAACTTCTCTGCGATTACCTGACCGATGCCGGCTATACCGTGCTAGCGGCCGCTGACGGCGACGGGATGCGCCAGCAACTGGCGCTGCATAAAGTCGAGCTGGTGGTGCTGGACTTGATGCTGCCCGGCGAGGATGGCTTGAGCCTGTGCCGCCAGTTGCAATCGACGCCCGGGTTGGCGGTGATCATGTTGTCGGCCAAAGGCAGCACGCTGGACCGCATCATTGGCCTGGAAGTGGGCGCGGACGATTACCTGGCCAAACCCTTCGAACCGCGCGAGCTGATTGCCCGGATAAAAGCGGTGTTGCGGCGCCCGCAGCGCCTCGATACGCCGGTTGCAAAGCCCGCGGTGGAAGCGCAGCAGTTCGCCGGGTTTCGCCTCGACCACGTCAAACGCCTGCTCACCCGCCCTGACGGCGAAACGCTGACCCTGCCCCGCTCCGACCACCGCGTATTGCGCGAGCTGCTGGAGGCCAACAACCGCGTGGTGTCCCGCGATCAGCTGACCCGCAGTGCGTTCGGCCGCGACCACCTGCCTGACGACCGCTCGGTGGACATGTGCGTCAGCCGCCTGCGCCAGCAATTGCGGCGCGCGCCGGGCGGCACAGCGCAGATCCTCACCATCCGCAACGAAGGCTACTTGCTGAGCGTTGCGCGCAGCGAGGCTGATGCCTGA
- a CDS encoding TonB-dependent siderophore receptor, producing the protein MKPRSIMNDFSPISRGGSRLNPLAFFIAVAISGGAMAADSQPLELDATQIEDSALVPADETGQLGYTVESSRSSTGLKLTPRQTPQSVTTITRQQMDDRAIHTIEQALETTPGVTASKAEVGGRTDYRARGYSITNWKVDGLQFQGGSDFSGGGNALNMDLYERIDIVRGANGLLGGTGDPSATVNLIRKAPTKTFGGSAYATYGSWDKRRLGADLNLPLSEDGRLRSRFVMTQQDANSFRDNQSERSRAALANFEFDLDDATTLGAGYQYEYNKVVGGGWGANIPIWYGDGSKTDLPRSTNVVPSWSFGEYTTRTAFGSLEHRFDNDWSLNLKAAQSTAEALNHRGLAKVNSAGRGSFGGYWDQDGSGAVLNGLHSSSDTTQQSAQIDLSGPFQLFGRTHQAMVGYNDSRTVAWSPEYTCNMVSDSQVSAAALGCQFRANNGFPLTDWRNGVDDDYDMLASRTGRHSKTTTRLQGMYAATRLSITDPLSVIVGVRTSNYSAITRSNAGVRTSQEENGIVTPYLGAIYDLNDTYSLYASYTDIFTPQTAETSSGSKVEPIRGQSYETGIKGEWFDGRLNASAAYFRTKQENKAVLDGDLTTPTGNDAYKAGSGQETDGIDLEIAGALTPSWNVYAGYTYLHFRRIDSDGRSDPSHLFKASTTYRLSGPLDRLTLGAGVTAQSNIRAVSSPAGQPTNGVSAGSTDVNWSGYAIWNAMAKYQLTDETSVSLNANNLFDKHYYTRYGFYAGAIYGDPRNLSLTLSTSF; encoded by the coding sequence ATGAAACCTCGGAGCATCATGAACGACTTCTCTCCCATCAGCCGAGGCGGAAGTCGCCTCAACCCGCTGGCCTTCTTCATTGCCGTGGCCATCAGCGGTGGAGCGATGGCGGCTGACAGCCAGCCCCTGGAGCTGGATGCCACGCAGATCGAAGACAGCGCGCTGGTGCCTGCCGATGAAACGGGCCAGCTAGGGTACACGGTCGAGAGCAGCCGCAGTTCGACCGGCCTCAAGCTGACGCCGCGTCAAACACCGCAGTCGGTGACCACCATCACCCGCCAGCAGATGGACGACCGCGCCATCCACACCATCGAGCAGGCGCTGGAAACCACGCCAGGCGTGACCGCGAGCAAGGCCGAAGTGGGCGGCCGCACCGACTACCGCGCCCGCGGTTATTCCATCACCAACTGGAAGGTCGATGGCCTGCAGTTCCAGGGCGGTTCCGATTTCAGCGGCGGGGGTAATGCGCTGAACATGGACCTGTACGAGCGCATCGATATCGTCCGTGGCGCCAACGGCCTGCTCGGCGGCACCGGCGACCCGTCGGCCACCGTCAACCTGATCCGCAAGGCCCCGACCAAAACCTTTGGCGGCAGCGCCTACGCCACCTATGGCAGCTGGGACAAACGCCGCCTGGGCGCCGACCTTAACCTGCCGCTGTCCGAAGACGGCCGCCTGCGTTCGCGCTTCGTGATGACTCAGCAGGACGCCAACTCGTTCCGCGACAACCAGTCCGAACGCTCCCGCGCCGCGCTGGCCAACTTCGAATTCGACCTCGACGACGCCACCACCCTGGGCGCCGGCTACCAGTACGAATACAACAAAGTCGTCGGCGGCGGCTGGGGCGCGAACATCCCGATCTGGTACGGCGACGGCAGCAAGACCGACCTGCCGCGCAGCACCAACGTAGTGCCGAGCTGGAGCTTTGGCGAGTACACCACCCGCACCGCCTTCGGCTCCCTCGAACACCGCTTCGACAACGACTGGTCGCTGAACCTCAAGGCCGCGCAAAGCACCGCCGAGGCCCTCAACCACCGCGGCTTGGCCAAGGTCAACTCGGCCGGGCGCGGCAGCTTTGGCGGCTACTGGGACCAGGACGGCAGCGGCGCCGTGCTCAACGGCCTGCACAGCTCCAGCGACACCACCCAGCAGTCTGCGCAAATCGACCTGTCCGGCCCGTTCCAGCTGTTTGGCCGCACCCACCAAGCGATGGTCGGCTACAACGACAGCCGCACTGTCGCCTGGTCGCCGGAATACACCTGCAACATGGTCAGCGACAGCCAAGTCAGCGCCGCAGCGCTGGGTTGCCAGTTCCGCGCCAACAACGGCTTCCCGCTGACCGACTGGCGCAATGGCGTGGATGACGATTACGACATGCTCGCCTCGCGCACCGGCCGCCACAGCAAAACCACCACCCGCCTGCAAGGCATGTACGCAGCGACCCGCCTGAGCATCACCGACCCACTGTCGGTAATCGTCGGCGTGCGTACCAGCAACTACTCGGCCATTACCCGCAGTAACGCCGGCGTGCGCACCAGCCAGGAAGAAAACGGCATCGTCACCCCCTACCTGGGGGCAATTTACGACCTCAACGACACCTACTCGCTGTACGCCAGCTACACCGACATCTTCACCCCACAAACCGCCGAGACCAGCAGCGGCAGCAAAGTCGAACCCATTCGCGGCCAAAGCTACGAAACCGGTATCAAAGGCGAATGGTTCGATGGCCGCCTGAATGCCTCGGCCGCGTACTTCCGCACCAAGCAGGAAAACAAAGCCGTGCTGGACGGCGACCTGACCACCCCAACCGGCAACGACGCCTACAAGGCCGGTTCCGGCCAGGAAACCGACGGCATCGACCTGGAAATCGCCGGCGCACTGACCCCCAGCTGGAACGTGTACGCCGGCTACACCTACCTGCACTTCCGCCGCATCGACAGCGACGGCCGCAGCGACCCGTCACACCTGTTCAAGGCCTCCACCACCTACCGCCTCTCCGGCCCACTGGACCGCCTGACGCTTGGTGCGGGGGTTACTGCGCAGAGCAACATCCGCGCGGTATCCAGCCCCGCAGGCCAGCCCACCAATGGCGTGAGCGCAGGCTCGACCGACGTCAACTGGTCGGGGTATGCGATCTGGAATGCCATGGCCAAGTACCAGCTGACGGATGAGACCAGCGTCAGCCTCAATGCCAATAACCTGTTCGACAAGCATTACTACACCCGCTACGGCTTCTATGCCGGGGCGATCTATGGTGACCCCCGCAATCTGTCGCTGACGCTCAGCACGTCATTCTGA
- a CDS encoding DUF3079 domain-containing protein, which produces MPKKFPTHPSHPERICWGCDLYCPAKALACGNGSDRTMHPVELFGEDWDRFEDRLDKPIDEVSGVQCS; this is translated from the coding sequence ACCCCAGCCACCCCGAGCGCATCTGCTGGGGCTGCGACCTCTACTGCCCAGCCAAGGCACTGGCCTGTGGCAATGGGTCAGACCGGACCATGCATCCAGTGGAGTTGTTCGGCGAGGACTGGGACAGGTTTGAGGACCGGTTGGATAAGCCGATTGATGAGGTGTCGGGGGTGCAGTGCAGTTGA